Proteins from a genomic interval of Pseudomonadota bacterium:
- the hutI gene encoding imidazolonepropionase, translated as MPTLLLTNATLACLDTADGYGLAARGALLIEDERIAWVGASDGAPSADEILDCEGRLLSPGLIDCHTHLVYAGDRTREFEMRLEGASYEAIARAGGGIASTVAATRAASTDELIAQSLPRLRALIGEGVTTVEIKSGYGLDRETELRILEVAGRLGERAGVRVQRTLLAAHAVPQEYRGHPDAYIDWVAGDLLPEVLAAGLADAVDIFIEGIGFNTEQAERLFNAAAHLGVAVKAHAEQLSDQGGARLAARYQALSVDHLEYLTEEDVATLGPGGPVAVLLPGAFLTLGETRRPPIDALRRHGVPMAVATDANPGSSPIFSLLDAMHLACALFRITPAEALRGVTVNAAKALGLEQEVGVLCAGHRADLVLWQVTDPAALSYGLGMNPVDGIVQSGRWRQRPRKAA; from the coding sequence ATGCCCACTCTGTTACTCACAAACGCCACCTTGGCGTGCTTAGATACAGCCGATGGCTACGGCCTCGCCGCGCGTGGGGCACTGCTGATCGAGGATGAGCGGATTGCCTGGGTAGGCGCCTCAGACGGCGCCCCATCTGCGGATGAGATCCTCGACTGCGAGGGGCGCCTGCTCAGCCCCGGACTGATCGACTGCCACACACATCTGGTGTACGCCGGCGATCGCACGCGCGAGTTCGAAATGCGCCTCGAGGGCGCGAGTTACGAGGCGATCGCCCGCGCTGGCGGCGGCATCGCCTCCACCGTGGCCGCTACCCGTGCAGCGAGCACCGATGAGCTCATCGCCCAGTCCCTACCGCGCCTAAGGGCACTGATAGGCGAAGGCGTGACCACCGTCGAGATCAAGTCGGGCTACGGCCTCGATCGGGAAACCGAGCTACGCATACTGGAGGTGGCGGGACGCCTCGGCGAGCGCGCCGGCGTGCGCGTGCAGCGCACCCTACTCGCCGCCCACGCTGTGCCCCAGGAGTACCGCGGTCACCCGGACGCCTACATCGACTGGGTCGCGGGCGACCTGTTGCCCGAGGTCTTGGCTGCAGGACTTGCCGACGCCGTCGATATCTTCATCGAAGGCATCGGGTTCAACACAGAGCAAGCCGAACGCCTCTTCAACGCCGCCGCCCACCTCGGCGTAGCGGTCAAGGCGCACGCCGAGCAGCTGAGTGACCAGGGCGGTGCGCGGCTTGCCGCAAGGTATCAGGCGCTGTCTGTCGATCACCTCGAGTACCTAACGGAAGAGGACGTCGCTACACTCGGCCCTGGGGGCCCCGTCGCCGTACTTCTGCCCGGCGCCTTCCTCACCCTTGGCGAAACCCGTCGCCCCCCGATCGACGCCCTGCGTCGCCACGGCGTGCCCATGGCCGTGGCGACCGATGCCAACCCAGGCTCGTCACCGATCTTCTCCCTGCTCGACGCCATGCACCTCGCCTGCGCTCTGTTCCGCATCACCCCCGCAGAGGCCCTGCGCGGGGTGACGGTCAACGCCGCCAAAGCGCTTGGGCTAGAGCAGGAGGTCGGCGTGCTGTGCGCTGGTCACCGCGCCGACCTCGTCCTGTGGCAGGTGACTGATCCCGCTGCCCTCAGCTACGGGCTTGGGATGAATCCCGTCGACGGCATCGTGCAGAGCGGGCGGTGGCGTCAGCGGCCGCGGAAGGCCGCGTAA